GGTGCTGCTGTCGGTCCACCCGTACGACTGCACGGTGCGCGACGCGTTCGCCGCGCGCCTGCTGACCGCCAACCCGACGGCCACGCCCGCCACCACCACCCCGGCCTCTGCGCCGCCCCCGGTGCCCGAGCCCTCCGCGGCCATCGCCACGCCGGAGAACCCTCCGTCGGAAACCCTGGCGCGTGAGCTGCGTACCGGCCCCGTGCCGGGATCGCGCCTGCCGACCAGCCCCGCCGACCTGATGCTGCGCGTGGTCAACCTGATCGTGGACAACTACCTCGACCTGCGCCGGGAGCTGTCACGCCAGCTGGACCACTGGCAGGCCGAGCTGCTCAAGCCGCGCGGGCGCTTCGCCAACTGGAGCGCGTTGCTGGATGCGCGGCTCACGCTGCACCAGCTCGACGAGATCTGCGAAGACCAGCGCGCCGCCGTGCAGGACTGGGTCGATACGCTGGAGACCTGGGCGCTGCCCGACAACGTGGCCGCGCTGCGCGAGCTGGACCTGCTCAAGGTGCGCAGCCGCGACGTGCTGGAGCACATCGAGCGCGTGGTGCACCACGTGCGCCGGCTGGAGCAGAGCACCGAGACGGCCGTGCAGATGCATTTCAGCGTGCAGAGCAACCGCACCAACGACATCATGCGCACGCTCACGGCGCTCACCGCCGTGTTCCTGCCGCTCAACCTCATCGCCGGCATCTTCGGCATGAACTTCGAATTCATCCCGCTGGTCCACAAGCAGGACGGCTTCTGGTGGGCGATGGGTTCGATGACGGTGATCGCCATCGCGCTCGTGGCCCTGTTCTGGCGCAAGCGCTACCTCGCCCGCACAGGCCAGCACTGACCCGCCGCCGCCCGCATGCGCCGGGCGGCGAGAGGCTCCATGCGCAAGACCCCGCACCGCGCGCTGCCCCCATCGCAGGCGCCGGCACGCCGGCTCTGCGGCGGGCGCGCCTTCCTTGCGCTTGCCACCCCTTAACGCTCAGTGGCGTGCCACCGCGCCGCGGCAGTGCAGCCGATTGCCAGACTTGACAATAATTGCCTAGTCAATTATTGTTCAGGCCATGAGTCTGCCGAACGATCCACTGTCCTCCTCCGTCGACCCCGAGTTCATCGAACAGAGCGTGGGCTACCAGATGCGCCGCATCGTGAACCTGATGGCCAGCGAGGTGGATCACCGCATGGAGCCCCTGGGCCTGACCGATGCGCAGTGGCGCCCGCTGCTTCGCCTTTTCCTGGCCCCCGGCCAGGAGAGCACGGTCGCCACGCTGGCGCGCGGTTGCCAGCTCGACGCGGGCGGCATGACGCGGCTGCTGGACCGGCTGGAAACCAAGGGCCTGTGCCGCCGCGAGCGCTCGCAGGAAGACCGCCGCGTGGTCAACCTCGCGCTCACCGATGAAGGGCTGACCGCCGCGGCCCAGTTGCCCGATCTGCTGATGGACGTCCAGGGCATCGCCCTCGACGGCTTCAGCGACGCGGAGGCGGCCCAGTTCCGGAAATACCTGGCCCGCATCCACGAAAACCTCGCCAAGCGGCTGGTGCCGTCAGGCGGCGAATAAGCCGCCCCCCCTTTTCCGAGAGCACGACACAACATGAAAAACCTTCTGGCTCCTTCCTCCACTGCCCCGGCTGCCGCGCCGGAGGCTGCCGGTTTCGCGCCCCGCTGGCACGGCGCGGTGCTGTATTTCGGCACGCTGGCCTTCGCCCTGCTGGGCCTCACGGCCTGTGCCGACATGTCGGGCATCGCTCCACAAGCCCGCATGCGCGATGCGGCCTCGCTGGGGCTCGCGGCGCACGCCCAGGGCGTCGCCGACGCCGCGCGCAGC
The DNA window shown above is from Acidovorax sp. NCPPB 4044 and carries:
- a CDS encoding magnesium transporter CorA family protein translates to MTQEPSGTVRIFHIQAQGARELDAIPQRMPAQGFVWIACTRATFAERLPVLQSALQALAGQQLVDLHVSDLLNAQLPSHYDYTSQYDVLVFRRLSATQCDTGEVPSLASLAGLAAAKRTGPPVLRRIDTSPVGFAVFDQVLLSVHPYDCTVRDAFAARLLTANPTATPATTTPASAPPPVPEPSAAIATPENPPSETLARELRTGPVPGSRLPTSPADLMLRVVNLIVDNYLDLRRELSRQLDHWQAELLKPRGRFANWSALLDARLTLHQLDEICEDQRAAVQDWVDTLETWALPDNVAALRELDLLKVRSRDVLEHIERVVHHVRRLEQSTETAVQMHFSVQSNRTNDIMRTLTALTAVFLPLNLIAGIFGMNFEFIPLVHKQDGFWWAMGSMTVIAIALVALFWRKRYLARTGQH
- a CDS encoding MarR family winged helix-turn-helix transcriptional regulator gives rise to the protein MSLPNDPLSSSVDPEFIEQSVGYQMRRIVNLMASEVDHRMEPLGLTDAQWRPLLRLFLAPGQESTVATLARGCQLDAGGMTRLLDRLETKGLCRRERSQEDRRVVNLALTDEGLTAAAQLPDLLMDVQGIALDGFSDAEAAQFRKYLARIHENLAKRLVPSGGE